The Halomonas sp. KG2 genome segment TGTTTAAAATGATCTATGTCTACCATCATGATAGAGAGAGGCGTCCCATGCCGCGTGCTTAATGAGGCTAGGTGCGTTAAGTGCACCATGAGTTTGCGACGGTTAGGCAATCCCGTTAAAGGGTCGGTGTCGCAGAGTTTTCTTAGTCGCTGCTCTTCTGCGACTTGATCAGTAATATCCATCATGATGCCGCTCCAGCGAACACCATTGGATGCCGGGGAGGGGTTAGCACTTACCGCAATCCAGTGCGGTTTTCCTTTAGGGAAGGGGAGGCGGAAGCGAGTCGTGAGCGGTAGCATCCAGCGTGCAGATCGCTCAATAGATGACATTATTTTGGGGTGATCGTGACCGGTTAGGTGTTCAATAAGTTGGCCAGCGTCATGCGCTAATTGTTGTCGGTCGATGTGTGCCAGCGCCTCGCCCCCGCCTTCCAGATAGGGGAAGTGCATACGGCCGCAGTGTGATCGATAGAATTGAAAAATAACCCCAGGTATCTGGGATATCAGGCTATCAGTACTTTGCGGTACTGGGGCTGTATCATTCACGAGCATGCGTGAAGCTCCAAAGCATATGCCAAATAAAAGTTAATCGTAAAGGTTAGCCCTAAAAACGTAACTAATATGTAAGCCATTACTGACAATGCTCGCTTTTTTTAAAATCAATTGATCTATATTTATTCCATAAAAGAATTTTAGTGTGGCGTTAAGTGTCTACCATAGAAACTTTGGCGCGACACGGGAAGGCCTATTGCTTTTTAATAGATTGGATCATTTTTAATTCTCGGGGTATTTCTTTGAGCGAAGTAAAGGCAGCCACTATAAAGACAGGCCATTCGGCTAGCGCTCAAAAAGTTGGCGGTGGTTTGGTAAGTTTGGTCGGTGCTGGCCCAGGGGATCCAGAGCTATTGACGTTGAAAGCGTATAAGCGGCTTCAGATAGCAGAAGTAGTGCTCTACGACCGCCTCGTTAGCGATGAAGTGCTAGCCCTGATTGGGCCTAAGGCCGAGCGGTTTTACGTTGGCAAGGCGAAGGCGTTGCACAGCGTCCCTCAAAATGAGATTAACCAAACATTGGTGTCTTGGGCAAAGCAAGGTAAGCAAGTTGTGCGTCTCAAGGGGGGAGATCCCTTCATTTTTGGCCGAGGCGGAGAAGAATTAGAAACGCTCATGGCTGAAAATGTGGCGGTAGAAGTCATTCCGGGTATTACAGCGGCATCCGGTTGTGCAGCTTATGCGGGCATTCCTCTGACACACCGAGATCATGCGCAGTCGGTTCGCTTAGTCACTGGCCACTTACAACATGGAGAGAGCACGCTTGATTGGCAAGCGTTAGCCCGGTCTGGCCAGACCCTGGTGTTTTATATGGGGCTGAGTAACTTAGAGGCTATTTGCCAGGCATTGATAGACCATGGTCTCGCACCCAGCACCCCTTTGGCGCTGATTGAACAGGGCACAACACAGCACCAATGTACGCATATTGGTTCTTTGCGACAGCTGCCTGAGGCATTTCACCAAGGTGAGATTACACCGCCTACGTTATTGATTATTGGCAGTGTTGTGTCATTACATGCCACGCTTTCTTGGTTTGAGGTTGCT includes the following:
- a CDS encoding diguanylate cyclase — translated: MLVNDTAPVPQSTDSLISQIPGVIFQFYRSHCGRMHFPYLEGGGEALAHIDRQQLAHDAGQLIEHLTGHDHPKIMSSIERSARWMLPLTTRFRLPFPKGKPHWIAVSANPSPASNGVRWSGIMMDITDQVAEEQRLRKLCDTDPLTGLPNRRKLMVHLTHLASLSTRHGTPLSIMMVDIDHFKQLNDRWGHLQGDSVLEQLALQTQQLLRCEDMVARLGGEEFMVVLPLTPLQQCHKLADRLRHAIASYDFGIGAGQVTVSIGVAEYRCGELLANLIERADQALYSAKEVGRDCVCLLP
- the cobA gene encoding uroporphyrinogen-III C-methyltransferase: MVSLVGAGPGDPELLTLKAYKRLQIAEVVLYDRLVSDEVLALIGPKAERFYVGKAKALHSVPQNEINQTLVSWAKQGKQVVRLKGGDPFIFGRGGEELETLMAENVAVEVIPGITAASGCAAYAGIPLTHRDHAQSVRLVTGHLQHGESTLDWQALARSGQTLVFYMGLSNLEAICQALIDHGLAPSTPLALIEQGTTQHQCTHIGSLRQLPEAFHQGEITPPTLLIIGSVVSLHATLSWFEVAAADAIGFKESNH